A window of Grus americana isolate bGruAme1 chromosome 15, bGruAme1.mat, whole genome shotgun sequence genomic DNA:
GTTCGCCAAAGGAGGAAATCAGCTTCTAGCCATCAGTGGTGCTCACCGGGTTCTTCTTTCAGGGGTGGAATAATTTCTCCAGTCTCTAAAATTCTGTCCCCCTGATGGAACGAGAGAGCACGGTGAGCGTTTCCTCCAACACCCAGCCTCTCCCTTCACTCAGCACAGTCTTTCAATTAAGCTGTAACTGTCCCTACTTCcagacacacaaaaaccccGTTACTACAACTTACTCAGAACACTCTCATTCGCTCAACACTTCCCAGGATGCTGAAATAACATCGCAGCCCAATTCTCTGAAATCTGTCCTTCCTTTACCCCGTCTTTTCAGCTACAGAACAGCAGCCAAACGTTTCAAGACTATCTTGTTTTAAAAACGTATATTGGAGTTGTAGCACTGCATCAGCACCTTCAACGCAGAGCGGGTTTTAGCGAGTCTCCAAACCCATGGCTCACGAAAAGCTACGTAATCCCCCCAAAATCAATCTGATGCCCGAGTGCTGTTGGTTGCGGCCTCAGGCACAGCCTTGGCTGACTGAGCTGACCTCACTCGAGTGGGTAATTAGGCTGAAGTCAGAGGCCTGCAGTTCAACCTCCAGTACGTTGCTATATGGTTGTTAGCGATGgagtttttaataattttattttagataaagCACAATTAGGCAGGTGTTATGCAAATAAAAACGTGCAACTGGCTGAAATAGCAGAGCTAAACTTGTATGACAATATTTGCCCACCGACTCGCTACACCAAGCAACGAGTAACAGCTCAGAGCAGTCTGAAAAACAGCGAAGACCAAACAATCCGACCCCCGCACTTTGCAAACCAAAGCTCAGGCTGGGGGTGTCACGGCTCTGCGCACCGGGGACCTTCAGGGATGCCTGGGACCGAGCTCGCGCGGCCAGAACCGACAGGCTCGGGACTGAACTCCTCCTGACTCCTGACAATCACTGCTCCTGCGTCCCGCGCATTAATAATCCCGCTTCACAAACCCAACCCCCTTCACAAAGTACTTAACGCGTGTTAAATCACTCAAAACCCACCGTAACTGCGCTGCTccagggcagcctgcccacagcACCAACCTCACCCTTCTAGAGATTCTCCCTGCACCGCTACTGCACAAAGCTGCGCTTCTCCCCAAATCGGCCCTTTTCCGCCCGTTTTACCAAGGTGGAAGATAAACCAAGTATGGACAGACTTACTGGGAATATCCGTGGATTTGACATAACAATACCGTGAGGCTTTTTctgaaaggggggggggggggagaagagagggagggggTAAGGAAAAAGCAGCGTTACCCAGATGAAGTATAAAGGATTTCCAAAACAGAGACGTCAACCCTGCTAAAATCCAAACCCTACTGAGTACAAGGCTCGTCAGGCCCAGTACTTTCTGCTAATTAATACCCGAGGCTAATAACACTACCCCACCCAAGCAAGACAAGCCCGTGGAAGCAGACGGTGGGTCCCATCACCAGCGCATTGGCCATTCCCCGTCCCCGCACCATCAGCCGCAGCCTGGTTATCCCCCGGGGCACCGTTCCCCCGGGAAAACCACAATTAAGAAAGAGTTTTCCCGCTTGCAGGAGGCAGCGCAGTCAAAGCTGGTCACTACTATGAAAGatcacaaatatatatatgtattcacACCACCCAAGCGAGGAAAACCAAGCGGGGAACAGACCGTGGGACGTCACCTTCACCTGGCTGACACGAGCCCTTCGGTGACCGCTcgtttccttccccccccgAGCTTCTTCCAGGGTGTAACCCAGagtgtcccccccatccctgaACCCCCTTCTTCGCGTTTCCTTCAGAGGCCGCCCGGAGGGGCCGCACGCACCATGACGTGGTACTTCACGTAGTAGAAGACGATCCAGGAGGGGATCAGGACCCGGATCAGGACGAAGCCGCCGGTCTGGTAGGCCTTGAACACCTGCGGGGCACAGGGACGCCCGTCAGGCCCGGGGCCGTCcccgtgtgcgtgtgtgcgtgtgtgtgcccGTCCCCGGCTCACCTGGTGCCGCCAGAACCCCCCGGGCTGCAGGAACCGCTCCCAGAAGGCGGCCACGGGCCCCAGCTGCCGCCGCGGCAGGACGGGCTCCCGCTCGCTCAGCTCCTGGTCCCGCAGCCAGCGGCGCCGCAGAACGCGGAGTTGCTGCAGCCGCAGCTTCTCGTCCTCGCTGTAGCCGCTCATGGCGCcgccggtcccggtcccggtcccggtccctCAGCCCGGCTCtgcgcggcgggcgggcgggcgccgTGTCCTTCGCCGCAGCGCGCGGCAATGACGTCCTCAAGGCGCACGGTTGTGCGTCATTAGGACGCGCAGGGTGGGCATAGGAGGAGGCGGAGCCCGAGCCCGGTGGGTGGGTGGAACCCCCCGTGGGCCTGGATAGCTCAGTCGGGAGAGCATCAGACTTTTAATCTGAGGGTCCAGGGTTCGAGCCCCTGTTCAGGCGGCAGGCTCCTCTTTCTTGCGGCTCCTCCTCCCCGGTGCGGCCGTCAGGCCAGGCCGGGGATGTGCGGCCTGCTGCGGCCATGGCCGAGCCCGAGCTGCCCGTCCGCTTCCAGCGCCGCTTCCTGGCGGCCCGGCAGCTCCGCTCCTTCCCCTGGCCGGTAcggcgggcagcgggggggggggcgggggggggggccgcgggggcgGGGAAGCctcagctttatttcttctggtTTAGGAACTTGAGCAAAACCTACGGACTTCGGCAGGTTCTGCCCTGCTCGTGGATATCCTGCACAAGGTAAGGTGGGATGATGTGACGTCACGGGGGGATGCGCGATGCCGCCTCGCGTGACCAAAGCGCTTGCTGGCCTGTAATGGGTTTTGCTCACAATCACAAAGGTAAGCGACTTTGCGTCGCCGTTTTCCTTTGGGCCCAGCAGAACGGcaccttcccttctcttcctgttCTTAGCACCAGCGCGAGGGCACAGAGCGCTTTACCTCACAAACAGGTCAGCGCAGCCCGCCCTGTCTCCGGGTGCTCCGGCGGCCAAGGACGAGGTGATCCCGGGCGCTCACCAGCCCTCACGGTGCCTGACCTTTGCGTGCAGAAAGGAAACAGCACACGAGGcggcaaaccaaaaaaagagggaagagaaaagcaaaatagagCTAACTGGACTCTTTCCACCCGGTTTTGCTATTTacttcagaaaagtgaaaagcacATGGTCCCAATTAACGGCTTTTCTCTAGCCCCTTCCCGCCTTTCCTAAAGCCTTCCCTTGGTAACTGGTTTCAATTGCTGTTCTTCTTGCAGACCCTTCTCCACCCTCTGTGTGTGAAATATCCCCCTGCCACCAAGTACAGGAGGTGTTTTCTAACCGAACTCATCAAAAAGGTACTGCTTACTGGTCACGTAGGCtgcaactcctttttttttttttctccttgacaATATGCCAGTTTTACATTACGGGCCAGGCTGAATTATttgaattaacaaaaaaatagcattaatgTAAAATAGTATGTATTAAAATGGGACTTAATGAGCATGGGTTGTCTGTGTCAGGACAATTTGATGCCCAGAGCTGCCCTGTTCCCTTTGCACAGCATGAATCCACAGCAGCTGAACCCCTGGATGAGCTGTACGATACCCTGGCAGatcttttaaatgaagaagaatCTACTCGCTGTTACAAAAACTACTTGCTGGTAAAAACAATTACTGCGTTGTTATAAATCACTTTTAATCATCTGAACTAAGCAATAATTAGCTTGAAAAGTAACTCCCCAGAACCCTGGAGTCCTCCCTACCTTTTTCCAGGCACTAATATTGATTGTAGACTGTAAAATCCGTTGTCTGTGCCCATCCATCTTCCTCTTCTTGCGTGCATCCTCCAGCCCACGGGAGATGCCGTCACCCTTTCCGAGAGCGTGGCGATTATCTCTGGAGGAACCACGGGGCTCATCACTTGGGACGCTGCTCTTCATCTCGCTGAATGGGCAGTAGGGAACGCTGCCATTTTCAGTAACAGGTAAACCACAGCGGCGCAGACGGAAAGACGGGGAAAGAAGCCACGGTATTTTCATTCGTATCGTGAGCTATGCAACTGTAATTTAATAACATACAGTATTTACCCCCCAGATAACCGAAATGACTCTACTCTTTTGCTAATGGCTAACTGCTGCTCTCATCTGTTCTGCAACAGTCAAACTTGAATCCGGGAGAGGACCTCGTAGTTATTTTAAGACAGGTTTTAAGATCAAAACCATTACACCATGGGGTCAGGCTGTTAAATCCCAGCTCCCGCACTGCCTTGCCAGTAATTTTAACTGGCTCCACGCTGGGATTCATCTCGCCTGACTTCAGATGCCGATGCGCAGGCGTGCACATCTAATTTCATAGTCTAGACTTTGTTTATAAGCAGTCGAGAGGAACGAGCGCTTTTAAGGCAAGACGCAGCTAAGTTAATATTAAATACCAACCTCACACGGAGCGGCGCTGTGCTGCTGAAGTGCCcgtttctctccactgactccGAAAAGAACCAGACAAGCAGTTCAGATGGGCAGAACCCCGCTGCAGAAGTCTAATTGCAGCAGTGGAACCATatgcaaaagcagcagttcaAGTCCTTCATTTTCATGCTTCTAACTACATCTTCAGCATTTACCAACTCTACCAGTTATTTGAAACAAAGATTAGATTGTAGATGGTGTACTCAAAAGTTATTGAAACAATCTGTAACTTATTTTACCTTTAGATATACTTGGAATGTTTTGATTTCCTAACTCAATTTAGAGCCCCAGTAAGTTCTTCTGTTATGCTGTTACCCTTCAGGACAGTCTTGGAACTGGGAAGTGGGATCGGCTTCACTGGAATCGCAATCTGTAAAACCTGCAATCCCAAGACGTATGTATTTAGTGACTGCCACCCCTGCGTTCTCAAGCAGCTGGCAGAAAACATCCGTTTGAACGGCTTCATCTCGGAGCCCAAAACCACTCATCGTATCCAAGCAGAGTCCCGAGGCCAGGAGGCAGAAGCAACGAATTCCCTACAACCCAAAATAATTGTTGCAGAACTTGACTGGGGCTCCGTCACAGAAAAACAACTGTTGGATCTTCAGCCCGACGTCATCGTTGCAGCAGGTGATTACATTTCTGATTATGCCTCGCGGTGTGCTATCGTGCAGGAATAAGCAGGTTAGAGGAATTGCATGACAGATCTTCTCCCAGTTCACcattctgcttttctcagaTATTCAACGGTTGTTTACATaagactgaaattatttttcccttctgtatttaaaaaaaataataatccagaAAGAAAGGATGATAAATCTGCCACTTTTTAGAGCCTCAGCAATAACTGGCAGTCTTGGTTTTCTCTTGAGGGATAGTATAcatctgaagagaaagaaacttttttGGAACTTGCCTGTGTGTGAATCTGGGGGGAGTTTATAAAAATCTAGTAACACAAAATCTAGCAATAGTAAAATTTCTTAGCGGTAGCTACAGGATTTTACTCCCCGATTTGGGGCTTTGCAGAGCAAAAAATTACTTAAGAATTTaggtgaaaaaaattgcaaagataCTACCTTTGTCTTGCAAGTATCACAGGATGCATTAAACATGCAACTTCTGTAAAATGAAGTCAGCATACGTTACCTAATGCCAACCACACTGTTCAGAGAATGCACAAACCAGCCCAAGCTGGACGAACGAAGGAAACGCAACTCAAAACCGAAGGAGATTTATACGTATTTACTATTTGCTGCTACTACTTACTGCAGGACATTTCCCTTATGACGTTGCACAAGAGTAACCGGTAGGTCCATCACCGGGCCATGGATCTGCCTGGGCATTTCCGTGTAGTAAACCACCACCTCTGGAGCATCGGCCCTGAACACGTTTCAGAATCGCAGTGCTGATTAGCGCAGCTCAGGTTTTGTCCCCCCGGTGATCAGCCTTACCCTTCCTCACTGTTTCTGCTCTCAAGGAAATTATTCGAAGTGAAAACTGCTGCAGTTCAAAGTCCTTTGCAACCAGCCTCTGAAATAGAGATTGTTAACAACGCTATGGACAGTTGTAGCAGAGAGTACCACTGCCCAAAGGTTTTGTTGTCTCCCTTAAGATGGGCTCAGACACAATATCTGACAGTCCACTCACAAAAAGGAGCACAGATCTATTTTAGTGATTTTTGGACTGCTATTGGAGATGAGGGCAGCTTCACACAGCACATAAATCCTTTCCTAAGATCTCTTCTTGGGATTTATCATCCCCTCAATAAGAAAGTCATATTCTCCTGTAAGGTAAATATTGTATCTATTTCTTTTGTagttttcattctgctttttgcttATTTAGTCAATAAATactgaatgttttcctttttgtgcaGATGTGGTCTATGATCCAGAGATCACTTCTGCCCTGATTGGTATGCTACAAAAACTCTCCGCTTTCAGAGCGGCTAGAAAACCTCCCGAGGTCTACATCGCCTTCACCATTCGTAACCCAGACACCTATCGCCTGTTCCAGGCTGGACTTGGTAGGTGCCTCTTTCCCTGTTACTTCATCTGTAGAAGAGATGGACAGGAGTATTTTTTTGCAATGGGCGTTTGCCTGGAGCTTGCTAAAGATTTCTTACAGAACTTGATGCGCAGCTTTTGCTCTTTATTAAGCAGAAATAAGATTCCCGGTGTTTCTCTTTACAGATAAAGTTGGGATCGGATGGCAGATTATTCCAGCCCACAGCAACAGTTTCTTTCTCTATGACGTGCAACCCAACGTAACTATTCTACAGCTATTTATATAGACTTGGCAAATATGACAGAATTAGAATTTTCAGAGCGCGCTCATCCTTGCAACAAGATAACCTTGAATTCTAGAAATGAGAGGCACCGAGAATACAACTGTAAGCACGGACTGTTGTCAAAGTGagttacattttttcctgtaattgtCAGCGTGTACGCAAGCAAGCTGCTGCCCCTGAAAATGCCTGTGAACCTCAAGCGGTAGCAAGAAGCCCTAATTGCACCACGCTTTGATGCTGCAGAAGACAACAGAAttgaattgtatttttttttccaattgtgTTTGATTTGTAAATAACGGAGGCACATATGCAGGATCACAGGGTGAGCATCACACACCGTTTCATAGTAATCTAttctttttaacattaaaaccAGCTGTAATTGTTGTCTGCTCTGGTTTTTATGCTTGTCTGTATATACTTGCAGTACAGGTcatcttaaaaattaataataataccTACAGTCAGCATAGTAGGTAGTGTCACAAGCTTACATAATGCTATAAGAGGAAGTAACAGACTCTGTGCTCATCAGGTTTATCTTTATCCTGCAGTGATGGCAAAACTCAGAATTTGATTGACATTTCTCTCACACAAAGACTGTCACTCACAACCGACTATCGGGAAGCCATCCTCAGATAGGCCAGAAAATACAAGAATCATCATACTCTGTAGCAATGCTCTACGGATACTGCAAGGAGGAAGAATTTAGCTCACGTTCTCTGAAACTTTCCATAATCCAGTCATTGTTTTCCCCTTGGGCAGCATTGGTCCTGAAGCAGAAAATCAAATatgctgctctttctcctcttttgacTTCCTTTTCAGTACCTCGGTTTAAAAGCTACTTAAAAGACAAGGAACAAATACTTTAGCCTCCTCCTTCTGTAGCAATAGACGACAGGTAACTCGAAATGTGAAGAATCATCTTACTCTTCCAGTTGAAGGCGGCCGTGACCGCTAGTTTTACGTTGGATGTATCGAAGTAACCCCGCTGCGCTTCGTTTTAGAATTTTGGatctaaaacattttattatagGAAGATGAAACATCTCTAAAGCTTTTGGCATTACtgtttaattaaagaaatttaGGTCCATAAGCATATCAATGCCTGAAGGGGAATGGCCATACCACCGGACggaaaaagtaataataaaaagaatcaGCAAATAAATCTTTATAGATCATTTTTCAGCCAATAAACTAGTGAAAGTGCTGAACCCCTGCAGTAAGCAACTTGGGACTCTCTTCACCTTCACACCAGTGGAATCAAATCATTGTCAATCTTTTTTCAGAGTGTCTGCTGTCACCACGGTGCAGAGGGGAAGGGCAAGATTAGCAGAGGGCTGCCTAGCGTGGCAAAAGCAGATATTAAACAATTCCTCAGTAAGCGGGttgaaaaatgctgctgcagaaacCACCACTGAACTAGGAACTCTGAAGAGGCTCAATGCAAGCGGTAACCACATAAAACCAAGCACATTTATTCCTCAAATGACTGACATCTATTTTATAAAGAAGCTAAAAGGTGATGAAAAAAGCATCTTGTAAGCATTAGGTCCGCCTATGAATACTGATagtgaatgtaaaaaaataaaataaagggtACACCCAAGTGAGCACTCTGAAAGTGAAGCGGCCTTTTATTAATTTACACATAC
This region includes:
- the NDUFB6 gene encoding NADH dehydrogenase [ubiquinone] 1 beta subcomplex subunit 6 — protein: MSGYSEDEKLRLQQLRVLRRRWLRDQELSEREPVLPRRQLGPVAAFWERFLQPGGFWRHQVFKAYQTGGFVLIRVLIPSWIVFYYVKYHVMKKPHGIVMSNPRIFPGDRILETGEIIPPLKEEPGEHH
- the EEF2KMT gene encoding protein-lysine N-methyltransferase EEF2KMT isoform X1 → MAEPELPVRFQRRFLAARQLRSFPWPELEQNLRTSAGSALLVDILHKTLLHPLCVKYPPATKYRRCFLTELIKKHESTAAEPLDELYDTLADLLNEEESTRCYKNYLLPTGDAVTLSESVAIISGGTTGLITWDAALHLAEWAVGNAAIFSNRTVLELGSGIGFTGIAICKTCNPKTYVFSDCHPCVLKQLAENIRLNGFISEPKTTHRIQAESRGQEAEATNSLQPKIIVAELDWGSVTEKQLLDLQPDVIVAADVVYDPEITSALIGMLQKLSAFRAARKPPEVYIAFTIRNPDTYRLFQAGLDKVGIGWQIIPAHSNSFFLYDVQPNVTILQLFI
- the EEF2KMT gene encoding protein-lysine N-methyltransferase EEF2KMT isoform X2 → MAEPELPVRFQRRFLAARQLRSFPWPELEQNLRTSAGSALLVDILHKTLLHPLCVKYPPATKYRRCFLTELIKKHESTAAEPLDELYDTLADLLNEEESTRCYKNYLLPTGDAVTLSESVAIISGGTTGLITWDAALHLAEWAVGNAAIFSNRTVLELGSGIGFTGIAICKTCNPKTYVFSDCHPCVLKQLAENIRLNGFISEPKTTHRIQAESRGQEAEATNSLQPKIIVAELDWGSVTEKQLLDLQPDVIVAAERLENLPRSTSPSPFVTQTPIACSRLDLIKLGSDGRLFQPTATVSFSMTCNPT